The proteins below come from a single Acidobacteriota bacterium genomic window:
- a CDS encoding sigma-54-dependent Fis family transcriptional regulator: MPARHKRPVRRGADERLIARSGAMRRLLQEVRRYAAADANVLITGETGAGKDRVAHALHDASPRRSHPFIKIDCAGMPASLMEAELFGFERGAFTDASAAKAGRFELAGAGTVYLDGVGELPLDLQGKLLRAVEDKRVERLGGVAVIEVKARIVSSSADGIERAVQQGAFRDDLFHRLRVLPLHVPPLRERKADVLPLARGYLKAACAAAGSDPMRLTREAQGLLLRYRWPGNVRELKHVVERAVLDADPARGVIDAADLPIDLLADPASYMGSGPDDRPTLEELERRYIALVLRETRGRQTDAARRLGISRKALWEKRKRYKLE; this comes from the coding sequence ATGCCCGCGCGTCATAAGCGCCCCGTCCGACGCGGCGCGGACGAGCGCCTCATCGCCCGCAGCGGCGCCATGCGCCGCCTGCTCCAGGAAGTCCGCCGCTACGCCGCGGCGGACGCCAACGTGCTCATCACCGGCGAAACGGGGGCGGGCAAGGATCGAGTCGCCCACGCGCTCCACGACGCCAGCCCACGGCGGAGCCATCCATTCATCAAGATCGACTGTGCGGGCATGCCCGCGAGTCTCATGGAGGCGGAGCTGTTCGGGTTCGAGCGCGGCGCGTTCACCGACGCGTCCGCGGCCAAGGCGGGGCGATTCGAGCTGGCCGGCGCGGGCACCGTGTATCTCGACGGCGTGGGCGAGCTGCCGCTCGACCTTCAGGGCAAGCTCCTGCGCGCGGTCGAGGACAAACGGGTGGAGCGGCTTGGCGGCGTGGCCGTCATCGAAGTCAAGGCGCGCATCGTCTCGTCGTCGGCCGACGGGATCGAACGGGCGGTGCAACAGGGCGCGTTCCGCGACGATCTCTTCCATCGGTTACGGGTGCTGCCGCTGCACGTGCCGCCGCTTCGCGAGCGAAAGGCGGACGTGCTGCCGCTGGCGCGCGGATACCTGAAGGCGGCGTGCGCGGCGGCCGGGAGCGATCCCATGCGGCTGACGCGCGAGGCCCAGGGGCTGCTGCTCCGGTATCGATGGCCCGGGAACGTGCGCGAGCTGAAGCACGTGGTCGAGCGCGCGGTGCTGGACGCGGACCCGGCGCGCGGGGTGATCGACGCCGCGGATCTGCCGATCGATCTGCTCGCGGACCCCGCCTCCTACATGGGATCGGGCCCGGACGATCGGCCGACCCTCGAGGAGCTCGAACGCCGGTACATCGCGCTGGTGCTGCGCGAGACGCGGGGACGCCAGACCGACGCCGCGAGGCGGCTCGGCATCAGCCGCAAGGCGCTGTGGGAAAAGAGGAAGCGGTACAAGTTGGAGTAA
- the rsfS gene encoding ribosome silencing factor, producing the protein MTTTERKKKTTAKQTIARKKAGNAGSHVARGGASHVKFPAAITAAIGAAHDKKAADVVVLNLRKSSAFTDYFILCTGHTVRQVTAIADAVQEALRALKLRPTHVEGYDRAEWVLMDYFDFIVHVFTPGTRQFYSLDRLWGQAERIEVPAPGDARAS; encoded by the coding sequence ATGACGACAACTGAACGCAAGAAGAAGACGACCGCGAAACAGACGATCGCTCGCAAGAAAGCCGGCAACGCCGGCTCGCACGTGGCACGTGGCGGCGCGTCGCACGTGAAGTTTCCCGCTGCGATCACGGCCGCCATCGGAGCGGCGCACGACAAGAAGGCGGCCGACGTGGTCGTCCTGAACCTGCGCAAGTCGTCGGCGTTCACGGATTACTTCATCCTGTGTACCGGCCACACTGTCCGCCAGGTCACCGCCATCGCCGACGCCGTGCAGGAGGCGCTGCGCGCGCTCAAGCTGCGGCCCACGCACGTCGAAGGGTACGACCGTGCGGAATGGGTGCTGATGGACTACTTCGATTTCATCGTCCACGTGTTCACGCCCGGAACGCGCCAGTTCTACTCGCTGGATCGCCTCTGGGGACAGGCCGAACGCATCGAGGTTCCGGCGCCGGGAGATGCCCGCGCGTCATAA
- the tmk gene encoding dTMP kinase, with product MAHLIAFEGLDQSGKETQAMRLRDALRARGLGAEYVTFPDYTTPIGQEIARGLHGERTFGPDVMQLLFIANRYERKDAIAEMLRAGTYVICDRYLASSIAYGEAHGLDAFWLADVQKFLPQPSLTILLDINPEHAARRKATGRDRYERDLALLGRVRESYLRQARQPSWVRIDGDRAKDEVAAAVFAAVKVLGIG from the coding sequence ATGGCGCACCTCATCGCCTTCGAGGGGCTGGATCAGAGCGGGAAGGAAACGCAGGCCATGCGGCTGCGCGACGCGCTGCGCGCGCGCGGCCTCGGCGCCGAGTACGTCACGTTTCCCGACTACACGACACCGATCGGCCAGGAGATCGCGCGCGGCCTGCACGGCGAGCGGACGTTCGGGCCCGACGTCATGCAGCTGCTGTTCATCGCGAACCGCTACGAGCGGAAGGACGCGATCGCGGAGATGCTGCGCGCGGGCACGTACGTGATCTGCGATCGCTACCTCGCGTCCAGCATCGCGTACGGCGAGGCGCACGGGCTCGACGCGTTCTGGCTCGCCGACGTGCAGAAGTTCCTGCCGCAGCCCTCGCTGACGATCCTGCTGGACATCAACCCCGAGCACGCAGCGCGACGCAAGGCGACCGGGCGCGACAGGTACGAACGCGACCTGGCGCTTCTCGGCCGCGTCCGCGAGAGCTATTTGCGCCAGGCCCGGCAGCCCTCGTGGGTGCGCATCGACGGGGATCGGGCGAAGGACGAGGTCGCTGCGGCTGTTTTCGCGGCAGTGAAAGTCCTGGGGATCGGTTAG
- the nadD gene encoding nicotinate (nicotinamide) nucleotide adenylyltransferase translates to MAIDTPRARIGILGGTFDPIHQGHLDLARAAHDALKLDEVWIVPVNVPPHRTQPAASPFHRFAMVALAAAAQPDAAWLRARDLELMQEGPSYTTLTLRRVAESSGGRSQIFFLTGADAFAEIATWRDYPAILDLAHFVVVSRPGWPVAELRERLPQLAPRMVDVLWGPVPPEPAILLVETRTADVSSTDVRQRLASGQSLEGRVPAAVEDHALRHGLYRA, encoded by the coding sequence ATGGCGATCGACACTCCCCGCGCGCGCATCGGCATTCTTGGCGGGACGTTCGATCCGATCCATCAAGGCCACCTCGACCTCGCGCGCGCGGCGCACGACGCATTGAAGCTGGACGAGGTCTGGATTGTCCCGGTCAACGTCCCCCCGCACCGGACGCAGCCGGCCGCGTCCCCGTTCCATCGATTCGCGATGGTCGCGCTCGCCGCCGCTGCGCAGCCGGACGCGGCCTGGCTGCGGGCGCGCGACCTCGAGTTGATGCAGGAAGGGCCGTCGTACACGACGCTGACGCTGCGCCGCGTGGCGGAATCGAGCGGCGGGCGATCGCAGATTTTCTTCCTGACGGGCGCCGACGCGTTCGCGGAAATTGCCACGTGGCGCGACTACCCGGCGATTCTCGACCTGGCGCATTTCGTGGTGGTCTCCCGCCCCGGGTGGCCCGTCGCCGAACTGCGCGAGCGGCTGCCCCAGCTCGCGCCGCGGATGGTTGATGTGCTGTGGGGCCCCGTGCCGCCGGAACCGGCGATTCTACTGGTAGAAACGCGTACGGCGGATGTATCGTCCACTGACGTGCGGCAGCGGCTCGCGTCGGGACAGTCGCTCGAGGGCCGCGTGCCGGCCGCCGTCGAGGACCATGCTCTCCGGCACGGCTTGTATCGTGCATGA
- a CDS encoding ComF family protein, whose protein sequence is MASPFRIEEATICRAAGVYAGALSAIVHALKYQHRTSLAKPLGDLIARHCGDALHGADLVVPVPLHPSRQRARGFNQAALLARALPLPCAEALARVRATPSQTDLPADRRRLNVKGAFAVVPRDRQRAALSGRCLVVVDDVATTGATLGECAKVLREAGAREVRAVTAARAL, encoded by the coding sequence GTGGCGAGCCCGTTCCGCATCGAGGAGGCCACGATCTGCCGGGCCGCCGGCGTCTACGCGGGCGCGCTCAGCGCGATCGTGCACGCGTTGAAGTACCAGCACCGAACATCGCTGGCGAAGCCGCTTGGCGATCTCATCGCGCGGCATTGCGGCGACGCGCTGCACGGCGCCGATCTCGTCGTGCCGGTACCGCTTCATCCGTCGCGACAGCGCGCGCGCGGCTTCAACCAGGCGGCGCTGCTCGCGCGCGCGCTGCCGCTGCCCTGCGCCGAAGCGCTCGCGCGCGTCCGCGCGACGCCCAGCCAGACCGATCTCCCCGCGGACAGGCGCCGGCTCAACGTGAAAGGCGCCTTTGCCGTCGTGCCGCGCGATCGTCAGCGCGCGGCCCTCTCGGGCCGGTGCCTTGTCGTGGTCGATGACGTGGCGACGACGGGGGCGACGTTGGGCGAGTGCGCGAAGGTGTTGAGGGAGGCGGGCGCGAGAGAGGTGCGGGCCGTGACGGCCGCGCGGGCCTTGTAG
- a CDS encoding STAS domain-containing protein, with translation MNLSTDNAQGVAIVRVAESRLMYPLLSEFSSAIASLIAAGQKKILVDLSPVGYVDSATIGCLMDLYRQANAAGGTLKLSGVQRRVETMLTMTGAQNFIEVHPDEGNALKSFGA, from the coding sequence ATGAATCTCTCGACGGATAACGCCCAGGGCGTCGCGATCGTCCGCGTCGCCGAGTCGCGGCTGATGTACCCGCTGCTGTCGGAGTTCTCCTCCGCGATCGCGTCGCTCATCGCCGCCGGACAGAAGAAGATCCTCGTGGACCTCTCGCCGGTCGGCTACGTGGACAGCGCCACGATCGGGTGCCTCATGGATCTGTATCGCCAGGCGAACGCCGCCGGCGGCACGCTCAAGCTCTCCGGCGTCCAGCGGCGCGTCGAGACGATGCTGACGATGACCGGGGCGCAGAATTTCATCGAAGTGCACCCGGACGAGGGGAACGCGCTGAAGAGTTTCGGAGCGTAG
- the lysA gene encoding diaminopimelate decarboxylase has product MSAPAVAAGFHYEQHALACDGVPLEAIAAAVGTPCYVYSAALIREAYRAFDQAFAGYPHALHYALKANSTLGIARLLQSLGAAADANSGGEIEVALRAGFAPEQIVFTGVGKTRDEIDRAVALGVKAINAESAGELARIDEAARARGTRARVALRVNPDIDAESHPHISTGLSRNKFGLPARDAVAVLRDASTRAGLAIAGIHLHVGSQVTRLDPLRRAADLGLRLVNELREAGVRIEHLDLGGGLGISYNGSPVPTPREYADALLAAVKSSGVPIIIEPGRAIVGPAGVLVGRVVDVKAQPGGKHFVVLDTGMTELIRPALYGAFHRILPVRKTGGAVTKVDVVGPLCETSDTLGADRELPLPAIDSLMAVMDAGAYGAVMASGYNRRPLSPEVLVGGGAWRVIRRRQTIDDVLALES; this is encoded by the coding sequence ATGTCAGCGCCTGCCGTTGCGGCCGGATTCCACTACGAGCAGCACGCCCTTGCGTGCGATGGGGTACCGCTGGAGGCCATCGCGGCCGCGGTGGGCACGCCCTGCTACGTGTACAGCGCCGCGTTGATCCGCGAGGCGTACCGCGCCTTCGACCAGGCGTTTGCGGGGTATCCCCACGCACTGCACTACGCCCTGAAGGCGAACTCCACGCTCGGGATCGCCCGGCTGCTGCAGTCGTTGGGCGCCGCCGCCGACGCCAACTCCGGCGGCGAAATCGAGGTCGCGCTCCGTGCCGGGTTCGCACCGGAGCAGATCGTGTTCACCGGCGTGGGCAAGACGCGTGACGAGATCGACCGGGCGGTCGCGCTCGGCGTGAAGGCGATCAACGCCGAGTCGGCCGGCGAGCTCGCGCGGATAGACGAGGCGGCGCGCGCCAGAGGCACACGCGCGCGCGTCGCGCTGCGCGTCAACCCGGACATCGACGCGGAAAGCCACCCGCACATCTCGACGGGTCTCAGCCGGAACAAGTTCGGCCTGCCGGCGCGCGACGCCGTCGCCGTGCTGCGCGACGCCTCGACGCGCGCGGGGCTGGCGATCGCCGGCATTCACCTGCACGTCGGATCGCAGGTCACCAGGCTCGATCCGCTCCGCCGCGCCGCGGACCTCGGGTTGCGCCTCGTCAACGAGCTGCGCGAGGCGGGCGTGAGGATCGAGCATCTCGACCTCGGCGGCGGCCTCGGGATCTCCTACAACGGAAGCCCGGTTCCCACTCCGCGGGAATATGCCGATGCGCTGCTCGCCGCCGTGAAGTCGTCGGGCGTGCCGATCATCATCGAGCCCGGGCGCGCCATCGTCGGACCGGCTGGCGTGCTCGTTGGCCGCGTGGTGGACGTGAAGGCGCAGCCGGGGGGCAAGCACTTCGTCGTGCTCGACACGGGCATGACCGAGCTGATTCGGCCGGCCCTCTACGGCGCCTTCCACCGGATTCTGCCGGTCCGGAAGACCGGCGGGGCCGTCACGAAGGTGGACGTGGTGGGGCCTCTTTGCGAGACCAGCGACACGCTCGGCGCGGATCGCGAGCTGCCGCTGCCGGCGATCGACAGCCTGATGGCCGTCATGGACGCCGGAGCCTACGGTGCGGTCATGGCGTCGGGCTACAACCGGCGGCCGCTCTCGCCCGAGGTGCTCGTCGGCGGCGGCGCCTGGCGCGTGATCCGCCGCCGCCAGACGATCGACGATGTCCTGGCGCTCGAGTCGTGA
- a CDS encoding sigma-70 family RNA polymerase sigma factor encodes MSFDSPATQPATPDSLIQECLNGNQGAWETIVRQHWRKVFNVAYKFVGKHDEAEDLTQDIFLKIFKALHSFDRRANFQTWIISIARNLCIDHYRSVRKERETIAREVDMADLSPASSDASPLKQLEQSDLRELLRRALDQLPETLKTAVVLRDLHELSYQEIAERLGLPEGTVKSRINRGRLELARQIKRASSSASASALEARRAAFGAAIGRRQPGVRNRSV; translated from the coding sequence ATGTCGTTCGACTCTCCGGCGACGCAGCCGGCCACGCCGGACAGTCTCATCCAGGAGTGCCTCAACGGCAACCAGGGCGCCTGGGAGACGATTGTCCGCCAGCACTGGCGGAAGGTCTTCAACGTCGCCTACAAGTTCGTCGGCAAGCACGATGAAGCCGAAGATCTGACGCAGGACATCTTCCTGAAGATCTTCAAGGCGCTGCACTCGTTCGACCGCCGCGCCAACTTCCAGACCTGGATCATCAGCATCGCGCGGAACCTGTGCATCGATCATTACCGGAGCGTGCGCAAGGAACGCGAGACGATCGCGCGCGAGGTGGACATGGCCGACCTCTCGCCGGCCTCCTCCGACGCGAGCCCGCTGAAGCAGCTGGAGCAGAGCGATCTGCGGGAGCTGCTGCGCCGCGCGCTCGACCAGCTCCCCGAGACGCTCAAGACCGCCGTGGTCCTGCGCGACCTCCACGAGCTGTCGTACCAGGAGATCGCCGAGCGGCTGGGGTTGCCGGAGGGCACCGTGAAATCGCGCATCAACCGCGGCCGGCTCGAGCTGGCGCGCCAGATCAAGCGCGCGTCCTCGTCCGCCTCGGCCAGCGCGCTGGAGGCCCGGCGCGCCGCGTTTGGCGCCGCGATCGGCCGCCGCCAGCCCGGGGTTCGCAACAGGAGTGTGTGA